The following nucleotide sequence is from Ignisphaera sp..
GTAGTATTAGATAGCTTGGTGCAAGAGCTATGGAAATCAATTCTATTTTTGCTAAGACCACTGTAAAGGCGGGTATTTGTATGAACTGCGATACTATCAGCACTACTGTTGCTAGGAATGGTGCTGTCAATGCTACTGGTTGCAGATACGCCAGCGACAGTAGAACAAGTTTTTTCTTATTTAAAAACCTTCTATGCTTTGTTATAGTATCTTTAAAACATTGTAAGGTTCCTCTATACCATCTAATCCTTTGGTTAACCAAGCTCTTCAAATTTGATGGAGCACCCTCAATAATAGGGCTATCTAGAAGCGCTATACTCTCATTGTAGAAAGATGCTAGTATTGATAGATATGCATCCTCTGCTAGAACCTCTGGCAACCCACCAATCTTCTCTATAAATTTCGATGAAATTGTCAAACCCTCTCCACTGATAAGGGGCATACCTATGAATTTTGCTAATCCAGGCAATCCAACATTATACCAAAGAAATGTGTCAATATATGATAACTTCCCAAGAACATTATTACCAACTCTGTAGACCTTTGTACCAACAATGCTATAACCGCTCATAACAAGTTTTGCAATTTTCTCAAAATATGTATTGTCCAGAATGTTATCTCCCCCATCTAAGATGACAAAGGCTCCATAGAGACTCTTTATATGTTTTAGAATAGAGTTTATCGATGATGCTTTAGATCTTCTACTCCCTCTATTCACATATATATAAAGGTTAAACCCTTTTTCGACAATAATGCTAGCTAATTCGAGGACGCTTATAAGAGATTTTCGATCATCGTTTTCAAGAATTACATAGACATCCACTCTCCCAAGCCTATACCTCTGCCTGCTAATACTCTTGAACGTCTCCTCTATTGATGATGTATCCTCCATGTATAAAGGAACCAGAACAGCTATATCAAACGGGTCATCATTATTACCATTGGCACCGTTATCTATGTTGATGTTTAGCCAGATCTTATTCTTGAGATTGCTTATCGCACTGAAGAAAGATGGTACTCCATAAACGAAAGACATTATTATGATGGACGCTGGTATATACCAAAACATTGCAAGCATTAATAACAGCCTCTAAAAACTATCTCTACTCCTTAAATATAAGCTTTTAAAATCAATTGGATTTTGTATCCATTAGAAAAACAAGGTTTATAAAAAGCCTATCAACATAGTTCTAAAGAGGTATACTAAGAGGTGTAGAGCTATAGAGACAAACCAACAGTCGTTCAAGCCAAGATTCAATGAAACTAGATGGCGCAAGGAGATAGAGAAGAAGCTTATTGAACAGTGGGAAAAAGAAGGCTTGTTCAACTTTAGATTCGATCCGTCAAAACCGACATTGATAATTGACACGCCACCTCCATACATATCGGGCAAGCCACATGTTGGGCAGACTGCACACTATGTTCAGATAGATATGGTGGCAAGGGCTTATAGAATGCTTGGTTATAATGTTCTTGTTCCATTCTATGGCGACAGAAATGGACTGCCCGTTGAGGTATTTGTTGAAAGGACCTATGGAATCAACCCACACGAAGTTGCAAAAACAGCTGAAGGAAGGGAGAAGTTTCTAGAGCTCTGCAAAACACATTTAGATAATGTTGAGAAGGACTTCATAAACCTGTGGAGGGCTCTTGGATGCTCTTTTGAATACTGGAGAGAGGGGACAGATAGTGTTGAATATAGGAAGGTGACCCAAACAACATTTATAGAGCTATGGAAAAAGGGTTTGATTTACGAAGCTGAAAGACCTGTTTTGTGGTGTCCACGTTGTGGTACTTCGCTTGCTGAGGCTGAGGTTGAGTATAGAGAAGAAGACGCTGAAATCTACTACATTAAATTTCTGTTGGTAGGCGGTGGAGAGGTCGTTATTGCAACCACGAGGCCAGAGCTTCTAGCCTCTTGCCTAATCTTAGCATACAATCCAAATGATGCTAGATATAAGCATCTGAAGGGTAGAAAGGCTCTTGTGCCACTCTACAACTATGAAATAGATATTGTTGAACATCCATCTGTAGACCCCTCTTTTGGCACAGGTATTATGATGATTTGTAGCTATGGTGATCAAACAGATGTTAGGATAATTAGAGAGCTTGGTTTAAGGCCTAGAATATCGATTGATGAAAGGGGTAAACTAACAGATGAGCTGTTAAAAGGTCTAAGCATCAAAGAGGCTAGAAAGACTATTGTGAATATGCTGAGAGAAAAAGGATTTATTGTGAAGACAGAGAAAATTAAGAGAAATGTCCCGGTTTGTTGGCGATGTGGAACACCCATAGAAATAATCCACATGAGAGAATACTTCCTAAAGCAGCTAGAATTCAAAGATGCTATGCTGAAGATAGCTAGAGAAGCTAGATTCATTCCCGAGGAGCACAGGGTAAAGTTGATTAACTGGATAGAGTCTATAACAATGGATTGGCCAATCTCTAAAACAAGGTACTATGCAACCGAGGTACCTACATGGAGATGCCTAAACTGTGGAGCCATTCTAGTGCCCGAGCCTGGGAGATACTATAGACCGTGGAAAGAACCTCCACCGTGGAATAAATGCCCGTATTGTGGAGCGCCAAAGGATAGGATAGTCGGCGAGACTAAGGTATTTGACACATGGTTCGACTCATCAATATCTGTTCTCTACGCAGCTGGAATAACAAAGTATCCCAATGTCTTCAAGCTGTATCTAAATGGAGATGCAAAGGCTTTGAGACCACAAGGATACGATATAATAAGAACTTGGCTTTACTACAGCCTATTGAGAGTGTATCAGCTTTATGGAAAAATAGCCTTTGACTATATTAGAGTAAGTGGTATGGGGCTCGACGAGAAAGGGGAGGCGATGCACAAGAGCAAGGGCAATGTTATTCTCCCAGACCCCTATCTAGAGAAATACGGTGCAGACTCCTTCAGATTTTGGAGCGCGATGGCATCTAAGCTAGGCAGTGACTATAGGTTCTCGGAGCAGATGATAAAAACAGGTTCGCTGTTTGCTGTAAAGCTTTTGAACATAGCGAGATTTGTATCGGCGTTCCCAATAATTGAGAAGGTTGAGATACTCCATCCCCTCGACATAGCGATCCTAGCAAAGCTTAACAACTTGATAGAGGCTGTTAAAAGAGGTTATGAGAACATGGATTTCTACGAGCCTATCCACCAAATATACCACTTCACCTGGGATATATTCGCAGATCACTATCTAGAAATGGTCAAGCATAGAGCGTATGGCACTGCAAAAAGCGATTACACAGAGCTCGAACAGAAAAGCGCTTGGTTCACCCTACACACCACTTTGAAATCGATTCTACTTCTACTT
It contains:
- a CDS encoding glycosyltransferase family 2 protein, with product MLAMFWYIPASIIIMSFVYGVPSFFSAISNLKNKIWLNINIDNGANGNNDDPFDIAVLVPLYMEDTSSIEETFKSISRQRYRLGRVDVYVILENDDRKSLISVLELASIIVEKGFNLYIYVNRGSRRSKASSINSILKHIKSLYGAFVILDGGDNILDNTYFEKIAKLVMSGYSIVGTKVYRVGNNVLGKLSYIDTFLWYNVGLPGLAKFIGMPLISGEGLTISSKFIEKIGGLPEVLAEDAYLSILASFYNESIALLDSPIIEGAPSNLKSLVNQRIRWYRGTLQCFKDTITKHRRFLNKKKLVLLSLAYLQPVALTAPFLATVVLIVSQFIQIPAFTVVLAKIELISIALAPSYLILHQKFIDLALLLAPANWIFQGFLALVAMVPVKIPWLRTLNRSVAQLASVYSVKQ
- a CDS encoding valine--tRNA ligase, which translates into the protein METNQQSFKPRFNETRWRKEIEKKLIEQWEKEGLFNFRFDPSKPTLIIDTPPPYISGKPHVGQTAHYVQIDMVARAYRMLGYNVLVPFYGDRNGLPVEVFVERTYGINPHEVAKTAEGREKFLELCKTHLDNVEKDFINLWRALGCSFEYWREGTDSVEYRKVTQTTFIELWKKGLIYEAERPVLWCPRCGTSLAEAEVEYREEDAEIYYIKFLLVGGGEVVIATTRPELLASCLILAYNPNDARYKHLKGRKALVPLYNYEIDIVEHPSVDPSFGTGIMMICSYGDQTDVRIIRELGLRPRISIDERGKLTDELLKGLSIKEARKTIVNMLREKGFIVKTEKIKRNVPVCWRCGTPIEIIHMREYFLKQLEFKDAMLKIAREARFIPEEHRVKLINWIESITMDWPISKTRYYATEVPTWRCLNCGAILVPEPGRYYRPWKEPPPWNKCPYCGAPKDRIVGETKVFDTWFDSSISVLYAAGITKYPNVFKLYLNGDAKALRPQGYDIIRTWLYYSLLRVYQLYGKIAFDYIRVSGMGLDEKGEAMHKSKGNVILPDPYLEKYGADSFRFWSAMASKLGSDYRFSEQMIKTGSLFAVKLLNIARFVSAFPIIEKVEILHPLDIAILAKLNNLIEAVKRGYENMDFYEPIHQIYHFTWDIFADHYLEMVKHRAYGTAKSDYTELEQKSAWFTLHTTLKSILLLLAPIMPFVTDYIWRNMYRETSIHLEMLPSKVALPENAENISKLFDLVMNINSAIWKYKKESNIRFSEELKATLYIPKELEIFAKEIRNLHKVSKVEFGTPEKPFIELGYGAFLKI